From one bacterium genomic stretch:
- a CDS encoding U32 family peptidase, producing MGKIKYSVGYQLREEENFSDIVEKFKDRIEEVYFPWLNLPSGRGPIADKSGYINWEAQKQLEYEIKKIKKNGIKLNLLLNASCWGGSSLSISHVNTVISIVDYLCENIGIDSVTCFSPVVAYIIKKDFPEIEIRASVNMRIGTKRGMEQVKELFDSFVMQREYNRDFEKIEEMKEWCDKNGKKLSILVNSGCLNFCAVQLFHDNVISHEAEVFTKANITDEIPGNCWSFYRNTENWKYLITSSWIRPEDIHYYEKYFDVVKLATRINPYPEKVIEAYYNEKYDGNLIDLFEPSHSKILYPYIIENSKFPENWFKKILSCDKNCEKCFYCSDIFKKVLVKKL from the coding sequence ATGGGAAAAATAAAATATTCGGTTGGATATCAATTGAGAGAAGAAGAAAATTTTTCTGATATTGTTGAAAAATTCAAAGATAGGATTGAAGAGGTTTACTTTCCATGGCTTAATTTACCAAGTGGAAGGGGACCTATTGCAGATAAAAGCGGATATATAAACTGGGAAGCACAGAAACAACTTGAGTATGAAATAAAAAAAATAAAAAAGAATGGAATAAAACTTAATTTACTTCTAAATGCTTCCTGCTGGGGAGGTAGTTCTCTTTCAATCAGTCATGTAAATACAGTTATTTCAATAGTTGATTATCTCTGTGAAAATATAGGAATTGATTCTGTTACATGCTTTTCTCCTGTTGTTGCTTATATAATTAAGAAAGATTTTCCAGAAATTGAAATAAGGGCAAGTGTAAATATGAGGATTGGGACTAAAAGAGGTATGGAACAGGTTAAAGAATTATTTGATAGTTTTGTTATGCAGAGAGAATATAACAGGGATTTTGAGAAAATTGAAGAGATGAAAGAATGGTGTGATAAAAATGGAAAAAAATTGAGTATACTTGTAAACAGTGGTTGTTTAAATTTCTGTGCGGTTCAGTTATTTCACGATAATGTCATTTCTCATGAAGCAGAAGTATTCACAAAGGCAAATATAACAGACGAAATACCCGGTAACTGCTGGAGTTTTTACAGAAATACAGAAAACTGGAAATATTTAATTACATCTTCCTGGATAAGACCTGAGGATATACATTACTATGAGAAATATTTTGATGTAGTTAAACTTGCGACAAGAATAAATCCTTATCCAGAAAAAGTAATAGAAGCATACTATAATGAAAAATATGATGGAAATTTAATTGACCTTTTTGAACCATCTCACAGCAAAATTCTATACCCATATATTATTGAAAACTCAAAATTTCCGGAAAACTGGTTTAAAAAAATTTTATCCTGTGATAAGAATTGTGAAAAATGTTTTTATTGTTCGGATATTTTCAAAAAAGTACTTGTTAAAAAATTGTAA
- a CDS encoding 4Fe-4S binding protein, with amino-acid sequence MKLTAEMVKEKAKSLGADVVGIGNIERWEGTPIQMDPKQIMPDARSVIAMGFRIMRGSLRGIEEGTFFSNYSSMGYGGLTYLYIPIVVINLSKFIEDFGYEAIPYGHQSDWRAIDNEGNLKPNYSKPVTSGKANPDVMVHLRIAAYLCGLGEIGYSKLLLTPEFGPRQRIGIVITEAPLEPDPLIEPGTLCDRCMACVKECPGNAISRNETVKVVLAEKKVEWGKLDCKACDIAFRGGKPIKPEEDDGSLPDYMDNLLYGYKIKPNYITPFYRKPHNLYNTGQAICGARCMISCMIHLEKKGILKNKFEKPFRRKEPWKVNW; translated from the coding sequence ATGAAACTAACAGCAGAAATGGTTAAAGAAAAAGCAAAAAGTTTAGGAGCAGATGTGGTTGGAATTGGAAACATTGAAAGATGGGAAGGAACACCAATTCAAATGGACCCAAAACAGATTATGCCTGATGCAAGAAGTGTAATAGCGATGGGATTCAGAATAATGAGAGGAAGTTTAAGGGGAATTGAGGAAGGAACCTTTTTCAGCAACTATTCTTCAATGGGTTATGGAGGACTTACTTATCTTTATATTCCAATTGTTGTTATAAATTTGAGTAAATTTATTGAGGACTTTGGATATGAAGCAATACCTTATGGACATCAGAGTGACTGGAGGGCAATAGATAATGAAGGAAATTTAAAACCAAATTACAGTAAACCTGTTACTTCTGGGAAAGCCAATCCTGATGTTATGGTTCATTTAAGAATTGCTGCATATCTATGTGGGCTTGGAGAAATAGGATACAGCAAACTTTTATTAACACCTGAGTTTGGACCGAGACAGAGAATAGGTATAGTTATAACAGAGGCACCTTTGGAACCAGACCCTTTAATTGAACCAGGTACTTTATGTGATAGATGTATGGCATGTGTTAAGGAATGTCCTGGAAATGCCATAAGTAGAAATGAAACAGTAAAAGTTGTTCTTGCTGAAAAGAAAGTTGAATGGGGAAAACTTGACTGTAAAGCATGTGATATTGCATTCAGGGGAGGAAAACCTATAAAACCAGAAGAAGATGATGGTTCTCTGCCTGACTATATGGATAATCTTCTTTATGGTTATAAAATAAAACCAAATTATATTACTCCTTTTTATAGAAAACCCCATAATCTTTATAATACAGGACAGGCAATATGTGGAGCAAGGTGTATGATAAGTTGTATGATACATCTTGAGAAAAAAGGAATTTTAAAAAATAAATTTGAAAAACCATTTAGAAGAAAAGAGCCATGGAAAGTAAATTGGTAA
- a CDS encoding FAD-dependent oxidoreductase: MKKLKEKGKYDVVVVGGGIAGVSASVSAARNGVKVCLIEKSCCLGGLATLGLVNVYIPFCDGKGNQIIKGIAEELIRVCGGDGNAKIPDYWLSENKKEQRKTTRYFAEVNPFYSIIALEEFVLKEGIEIKYDTIVYDVIKKEDRITDIIVLDKEGTGKISCSTVIDATGDADICYFAGEETVSVDKNVPCGWFFYYDGKNLKKYTFTEHFDRYNQDIPEGIKTFSGVKASDITEQVLESRRKIKELFFKIKEGKTDAYLLSIPVIPTFRMTRRLKGKFELREEDEGKIFPDAVGITGDWRKPGPLYYIPFSCLYGVKTKNLITAGRCISASTAWDIIRVIPTCALTGEISGTASAILVKEKIESFSSIEIKKLQKVLKKQGVIF; this comes from the coding sequence ATGAAAAAATTAAAGGAAAAAGGCAAATATGATGTAGTCGTTGTTGGTGGAGGAATTGCTGGAGTTAGTGCTTCTGTTTCTGCAGCAAGAAATGGTGTTAAAGTATGTCTTATTGAAAAATCTTGCTGTCTTGGTGGACTTGCAACTCTTGGACTTGTTAATGTATATATACCCTTTTGCGATGGGAAAGGAAATCAAATTATAAAAGGGATTGCCGAAGAATTAATCAGAGTATGTGGTGGTGATGGAAATGCAAAAATACCTGATTACTGGCTTTCAGAAAATAAAAAAGAACAAAGAAAAACAACAAGATATTTTGCAGAAGTTAATCCTTTTTACTCAATAATTGCCCTTGAAGAATTTGTATTAAAAGAGGGAATTGAAATTAAGTATGATACAATAGTTTATGATGTAATAAAAAAGGAAGATAGAATTACAGATATTATAGTGCTTGATAAGGAAGGGACTGGAAAAATAAGTTGTTCAACTGTTATAGATGCAACAGGTGATGCTGATATATGTTATTTTGCAGGAGAGGAAACAGTTTCTGTTGATAAAAATGTCCCGTGCGGGTGGTTTTTTTATTATGATGGGAAAAACTTAAAAAAATATACATTTACTGAGCATTTTGATAGATATAATCAGGATATTCCAGAAGGGATAAAAACATTTTCAGGAGTCAAAGCAAGTGATATAACTGAACAAGTTTTGGAATCAAGGAGAAAAATTAAGGAACTTTTCTTTAAAATTAAAGAAGGTAAGACAGATGCCTATTTACTATCCATTCCTGTAATTCCTACTTTCCGCATGACAAGAAGATTGAAAGGAAAATTTGAATTAAGAGAAGAGGATGAAGGGAAAATTTTTCCTGATGCTGTAGGAATAACCGGTGACTGGAGAAAACCAGGACCTCTTTATTATATCCCTTTTTCCTGTCTTTATGGTGTTAAAACAAAAAATTTAATAACTGCTGGTAGATGTATTTCTGCTTCAACTGCATGGGATATTATAAGAGTGATCCCAACCTGTGCATTAACAGGAGAAATTTCAGGAACTGCCTCTGCTATACTTGTTAAAGAAAAAATAGAGAGTTTCTCATCAATTGAGATAAAAAAACTACAAAAAGTTCTTAAAAAACAGGGTGTTATTTTTTAA